One stretch of Eupeodes corollae chromosome 2, idEupCoro1.1, whole genome shotgun sequence DNA includes these proteins:
- the LOC129947807 gene encoding uncharacterized protein LOC129947807: MQCELLLNKMQLHPDIARGYSKENKDKISEFWTTTANDLNSAGPPIKSKTEWKKVWNDQKRYVRKKATENKANQRATGGGPNKTVKYTDVEEAILQLIGVNEAVEGFGSPFGLPPPEKKRKTDVAEENGDDQNSLEDLMEYLHEGDDTCDNIQDGVPCGTETNDVRNASTNLEPSTSKPTQPRNYKTARLTTNDLIYEELKVQKEISSNILEVVGVLKEHNTDTQNGFKKIYRSLDRICDFSKQRLKEEKRHHEVIEAFRKQELERRT; this comes from the exons aTGCAATGCGAGTTGcttttgaataaaatgcaaTTACACCCCGATATCGCCAGAGGCTATTCAAaggaaaataaagataaaatttcAGAGTTCTGGACGACAACGGCAAATGATCTAAACAGTGCAGGGCCTCCAATAAAGTCAAAAACTGAGTGGAAAAAG GTTTGGAATGACCAGAAAAGATATGTAAGGAAAAAGGCGACGGAAAATAAAGCGAACCAAAGAGCAACCGGAGGTGGCCCTAATAAAACAGTCAAGTACACAGACGTGGAAGAAGCTATATTACAGCTTATAGGTGTTAACGAAGCTGTGGAAGGTTTTGGCTCACCCTTCGGTTTGCCTCCCcctgagaaaaaaagaaaaactgacgtAGCCGAAGAGAATGGAGATGATCAAAATTCATTAGAGGATCTAATGGAATATTTACATGAAGGTGATGATACTTGTGATAATATTCAGGATGGTGTTCCTTGCGGAACCGAAACCAATGACGTCAGGAATGCATCAACAAATCTTGAGCCATCAACATCAAAACCAACACAACCAAGAAACTATAAGACTGCTCGGCTCACGACAAATGATCTCATCTATGAAGAGCTCAAAGTCCAAAAAGAAATAAGCTCGAATATTTTGGAAGTTGTTGGTGTTCTAAAAGAACACAATACTGATActcaaaatggttttaaaaaaatctaccgGTCTCTGGACCGTATTTGTGATTTCTCCAAACAGAGACTAAAGGAAGAAAAACGTCACCACGAAGTAATTGAAGCATTTCGTAAGCAGGAACTTGAAAGAAGAacttga
- the LOC129945099 gene encoding uncharacterized protein LOC129945099 codes for MYSIALREMINDEEEKQKQKSIRRQLRDSSNPLELREPLFHQHYRVNKEAFKYLLDVLSSSLPPVKQKFGVPPIIKLAATLRFLAEGGYQKGVGKDHEVGLAQPSVSLIMAEVLNVLEERLCPEWIKWPTQNECRRISQDFFMKFNMPSIIGCVDGTHVNIISPSHNKHLFYNRKDL; via the exons ATGTATAGCATAGCCCTGAGGGAAATGATTAATGAtgaggaagaaaaacaaaaacaaaaatcaatcagAAGACAACTCAGAGATTCTTCAAACCCTTTGGAGTTGCGTGAGCCATT atttcatCAACACTATCGAGTAAATAAAGAAGCCTTCAAATATTTGTTGGATGTTCTTTCCAGTTCCTTGCCcccagtaaaacaaaaatttggtgtGCCCCCAATTATAAAACTTGCAGCCACCTTACGTTTCCTTGCGGAGGGCGGGTACCAAAAGGGAGTTGGGAAGGACCATGAAGTTGGGTTGGCACAACCATCTGTAAGCCTTATTATGGCTGAAGTGTTGAACGTGTTGGAGGAGAGGCTTTGTCCAGAATGGATAAAGTGGCCAACACAAAACGAATGTAGAAGAATCAGCCAAGATTTCTTCATGAAATTCAATATGCCAAGCATAATAGGATGTGTAGATGGAACACATGTCAACATTATATCGCCATCACACAACAAACACCTTTTTTATAACAGGAAAG atTTGTGA